The genomic interval CTACTGATTCCTATCGGTTTATCAAGCAGCAGAATGCCATCTAACGCTCGCCCTTTTCGCCGACGCGCCATGATTAGCTATCCTGAGCCTCGTCAGAATCGTCGATATCTTTGACTAAATCTTCGAGCATATGCTCCATGCGCGCGCCATATTCGACCGATTCATCGTAATAAAACGTCAGCTCTGGCACTTTGCGAATGGTTAAGCGCTTAGCGAGATAATGGCGAAAACGCCCAGTATGCTCATTGAGCGCGTCAACCAATTCTGCACGCTCATGCGGATTATCGAGCACATGCGTGACATAGACCTTGGCAAACGCTAAATCGCGCGTCACACGCACATCGGTAAACGACAGCATGCTCGCATGCGGATGATCGAGCAGTTCGCTCACCGCTTGGGAGAGTTCGCGCCGCATCTGTTCGCCGATGCGGCGTGTGCGATCAATTCCTTTTGGCATTACAAGCTCCGCTCAACGCTCACGCGCTCGTAGCACTCGATCTGGTCGCCCACTTTGACATCGTTGTAGTTCTTAACCCCAAGACCACATTCAGTCCCAGCACGCACTTCATTGACGTCATCTTTAAAGCGACGCAACGATTCGAGCTCACCTTCGTAAATGACCACATTCTCGCGCAAAACACGGATCGGATTTGAGCGCTTGAGCAAACCGTCTTCAACGACACACCCAGCGATTGCGCCAAGTTTTGAAGAGCGGAACACATCGCGCACCATGGCAACCCCAATAATCTCTTCACGGATTTCTGGCGAGAGCATACCTTGCATCGCATCGCGCACCTGATCAATCGCTTCATAGATAATGCTGTAATAGCGCAGATCAATGCCTTCTTCTTCAATCAAGCGTTTTGCATTCGATTCCGCGCGCACGTTAAAGGCGATAATAATCGCTTCTGAGGCTATCGCTAACTGCGCATCAGATTCGGAAATCCCACCGATACCAGTTGAGACGATATTGACCTTAACTTCATCAGTCGACAGCTTCATCAGTGATTCAGATAACGCTTCAACCGAGCCTTGAACGTCCGCTTTAATCATCAAGTTAACGGTATGCACTTTATCTTTATCCACGTTGCTGAAGAGATTCTCGAGCTTCGCTTTTTGCTGACGCGCAATCTTGATTTCTTTGAATTTACCTTGACGGAAATTCGCAATCTCACGTGCTTTACGTTCGTTTTCAACAATAACCACATCATCACCAGCATTCGGCGTACCGGATAAACCAAGCACCTCAATTGGCGTTGATGGACCAGCTTCGGTGAGCTCGTTGCCTTGCTCATCCAGCATCGCACGAATACGGCCGTATTCCATACCAGCCAACATGATCGCGCCTTTTTTCATCATCCCAGCTTGAACGAGTACCGTTGCGATGCTGCCTCGGCCGCGGTCTAGGCGTGATTCAACGACCACACCTTTACCAACCCCGGTTGCAGGTGCTTGAAGTTCAAGCATTTCTGATTGAATCAATATTTGCTCAAGCAGCTCATCAATGCCATCGCCGCTTTTCGCAGAAACATGGGCAAAGAGATGCTCGCCGCCCCATTCCTCAGAAATCACGCCGTGTTGTGAAAGCTCAGATTTCACGCGCTCAGGATCAGCTTCTGGCTTATCCATTTTGTTAACCGCAACAATCAGCGGCACACCAGCGGCTTTCGCATGTTGGATCGCTTCAACCGTTTGTGGCATCACGCCATCATCAGCGGCCACCACCAAAATAACCACGTCTGTCACATCCGCACCACGCGCACGCATCGCAGTAAACGCCGCGTGACCTGGCGTGTCTAGGAAGGTAATCTGACGGCCATTATCGGTAGTCACACGATACGCACCGATATGCTGGGTAATCCCACCAGCCTCACCAGCGGTAACTTTCGTTTTACGAATGTAATCTAGCAATGAGGTTTTACCATGGTCAACGTGACCCATAATCGTCACCACTGGTGCACGCTCACGCATCTCGCCCATGTTCTCATCAGCTTCGGCAAATACCTGCTCTTCGAGCTCATTCTCTTTGGTCAGAGTATATTCATGGCCCATTTCTTCAGCAACTAACGCAGCGGTTTCCTGATCGAGAATCTGGTTGATGGTCACCATCGAACCCATCTTCATCATGATTTTAATCAGCTCACCGGCCTTAACGCTCATTTTCTGCGCTAATTCACCGACAGTGATCGTTTCAGGAATACGCACTTCCTTACTCACTGGCGCTACCGGCTTCTCAAACTTACCGCCTTTACGCTCGCTATGGCGCTCATTGCCACGCTTGCTACCACGTGAACGGCGCTCGTCATCACCACTTTTTACCGCACGCTTACCGCTACGGTCATTTTTGCCATGGTATTGACGCTCTTTAGACTGAATATGGAAACGACTTTCCGCTTCTTCTTCATAGCCTTCACGCTTGCGCACATCCGCCATAGCGGCCTGACGCTCACGCTCGAGCAACTCTTTTTCTTTTTTCGACTTGGCTTCGCGTTCTTTTTGCTTTTTCAGCTGCTCTTCAGCATTGGCTTTAGCCTCTTCAGCTTCACGCTTCACTCGCTCTTTTTCCTGCTCAGCAAGTTGTGCCTGCAGTTTTTCTTCAGCTTTTTGACGCTCAGCTTCTTCTTTTTTTGCCTGCTTTTCTTCTGCGGCCTTACGCTTTTTACGCTCAGCTTCATCAGCAACGCGCTGACGCTGACTTTCTTCAGCTTCACGACGCTCGCGCTCTTCGTTATCACGCAGCGCGGCACCTTGCTCTTGGCGCTTTTGCTCAGCCATTTGCTGGGCAATTTCACGCGCGCTCGGCTTCTTAACAGCCGCTTTTGCGTTTTCACTCTTAGCTTTCGCTGGCTTTTTAGAAGCTGGCTCGCTTTTCTTCGCCGCCGGCTTACGTGTTTTCGACAAACCCAATTTAGAATTTTTACGCGATTGCATGTGCTTGGTTAACGCCACTTTTTGCGCAGGAGTCATCGTCTCATCAGCGCTGCTAACGTTAATTTCCGCTTCTTTAATCAAGTCCAACAAGCGGTTAACTGGGATTTTTAATTGTTTGGCTAGTTCTGCTACGGTCATTATTTTCCCCCTTAATTACGATTGTCGGAACCATGGTTCGCGAGCTTGCAGAATAATCGCTGATGCTTGTTTCTCATCGAGCCCACTTAGCGTGGTCAGCTCATCAACAGCTAATTCAGCAACATCTTCTTGAATGCTTAACCCAGCAGCGGTTAACTGCTCTACCAAAGCCTCATCAAGGCCCATTTCTTCAATTGGTGTTTGCATTTCTTCTTCAGGATCATTATCAGCAACAAACGCCTGAGTGAGCAAGAAATCGGTCGCGCGTTCTAGTAACGCGTCAACCAAATCCTCATCAAAGGCTTCAATCGCTAATAAATCCTCACGGTCAGCATAAGCCACTGCATCGGCGCTGGTAAATCCAGCCGCATTCAGCTCAACCGCCACTTCTTCTTCAATATCCAGTTGGGTAGCCAGCGCTGCTTCTTGAGCATCTTGCTCGGCCTCAACCTGTGCATGGAACTCTTCTTCGCTGAGCACATTGATCTGCCAGCCGGTCAGCTCGCTCGCCAAACGCACGTTTTGACCGCCTTTGCCCACTGCTTGTGGTAATTTTTCTTCGACCACCGCGATATCGATCATCTTCTTATCCATATCAACCCGCGAATGGGTGATATTTGCTGGCGCCATTGCTTTACAGACATAAGTCTGCGGATCTTCGTCCCACAACACAATATCAATGCTTTCGCCGTTGAGCTCATTCATCACCGCCTGCACACGTGAACCACGCATACCCACACAAGCGCCAACCGGATCGATACGCGGATCAAAGGTGCGCACCGCGATTTTCGAACGAATGCCTGGAGCACGCGCCGCACCCATAATCTCAATATTCCCCATATTGATTTCTGGCACTTCAAGGGTAAAGAGTTCAGTCAGCAGCTCTGGAGCAACACGGCTGATTTGTAACTGTGGGCCTTTAAGCTCACGGTTTACTTTCGCCAAATAACCACGAATACGATCGCCGCTACGCAGAGGCTCACGAGGAATCATATCCTCACGCAAAATCGTCCCTTCCACGCCGCCGATATCAACAATCGCATTACGACGCTCATGACGGCGCACAATCCCATGCACCAATTCACCTTCTTTATCGATGAACTGCTGATAGACTTTTTCCCGCTCCGCTTCGCGTAATTTCTGGATAATGATTTGCTTGGCCTGCATCGCGCTGATACGCCCAAACGGCTCATTATCGATTTTAATTTCATACACATCGCCGGCTTTTAAGTTCTCTTCCGGCCATTCAATCTCAGCCACACTTTCGCGAATCTCAGCATCCGGGTTTTCTAAAATCGCTTCATCATCAACGATTTGCCACACACGATACGTTTCGTATTCACCGGTACGGGTGTTGATGCTCACGCGCGCTTCGATATCCTCATCATGGTGGCGTTTGCGCGTTGCTGCAGCAAGCGCTGCCTCGAGGGCTGAAAAGATCACCGAACGATCAACGTCTTTCTCATTCGCTACTACTTCGACAATTGCTAAAAGTTCCTTAGCCATGATAACTCCTTCAGTCCTCAAAAATCGGCACCAAACGCGCCTTATCAATATTCTCGTAATCCAACACGATAACCGTTTGCTCTTTGCTGTCAGGCAATAATAAGCTCACTTGCCCTGCCTCTTGATCTACCGATTCAATCACACCAGTAAATTTGCGCTGATTACCCACAGCGCGACGCGTCATCAGCTTCACTTCAGCGCCGACAAACTGCGCAAAATGCGCCAACTCAAACAACGGACGATCCATACCCGGCGAAGACACTTCCAGCGTATACTCCGCGCTAATCGGGTCTTCCACATCAAGCAAAGGATTAATCTGTTCGGTCACCTCGACAATATCGTCAATCCCGATACCACCTTCAGGCTTGTCCACATAAATGCGCAGGATAGCATTGCGTGTGTTGTGATGATATTCAACACCCACCCATTCGTAGCCCATCGATTCCACCAATGGACGACACAATTCGCTCACTTTCTCTTCACGCGACATACTGCCTCCTCGCAAGCCATATTTCAGACAAGAAAAAAGCCCTATAAAAGGGCCTCTTTCAAAATTTGGAAGCGGGGGCTGGATTTGAACCAACGACCTTCGGGTTATGAGCCCGACGAGCTACCAGACTGCTCCACCCCGCACTAACTAGGTGGCTTATTATAGGGATTCTCGCTGACAATGCAAGCTCTTTTCGTATGAATTTAAATTTAACCTTCGCCTTATCAACAAACCTTATTGATTATACGCTGTTTTTGCCCAATAAATGTGTGCAAAAAATCAGATTTCCATCAAATATGAGCACTGAGAGCCCGAAAACCTTACTTTCGACCACAGTTTTTGCCCAATAGATACCACTTCAGCCAGTTGATGATGTGAACCGCACTTGAGTTAAGCTTTCTCTTATTGACGTCCCGGCCGAAAAACATTCAACTCCTGCCATTGTGGTGTGAGATCAGGCATGATCTGAGTCTGCAGCCAAGTTTCAGAGATAGCGTCGTCCATTAGTCCCTGTCTTTGCAGCAGTCCGTACATGTTGCTGTCCTGTCCCTGCACGTCTCGCGAGATCAGTATCGTTATGTCTGGGCGCTCGAATGATGTAGATTCACTCGTTTGTTGGTTTTCTGATGAGCCGGTCGCCTGTGTGTAAAGTAGGTCAGCCAGTCGTGCAGGCCCAGGTGCCCAGTCATAATCGGGCTCGCGATAAACGGCTTCTGAGGCCTGCGCAGCCAGTATATCTTGCCAGTTGCCGCTAGGTCCATTAGCTTCTTCAAGCGCCAAGCAAGACTGACCAAAGCAATCCTCGGCTGCTGCCATTTCATCGCTGATGACGCGACGGCTGGCTTGGCGTACGTCAGCGTACTTGCCCTGCACCGGCCCCATAGCCAGACGCCAGCTCACGTGTGGACCACTACCAAAAATCTCACGCGGTGGCCAGTTTTCGCGCGCCACGTATTGGGTGACGTCCTCCCAGTGTGCGTTGCCTAGGTTATAGCGTGTGATTTCAACGTAGGCGGTGTCAATGGTATCGCAAGCATCAAAAACCTGCCGCTGGTAGTAAGTGATGTAGTATCGTGCGTGTGGGAGCACACCTTCCATAGCGTCGAAGAGCAACATCGCTCTGGTCACCGTGCCCAGATCAGCATCTGGCATCATGACAGACTGACCTGCCCCAGGAAAACGTGCGGTTGTGTAGAACTGATCCCAGTCCATTTCCGCCTCCAAATCCAGCGACTGATAGCCTGGAGCACCAGTGAATTGGTCGGTATCAAGCTGAACTTGATCATAAAGCTGATCAGAGGTGGCTTCTTTTCCTCCACTGATGGTTATCACACCACATTCGGAACTGCCTGATGCAACCGTAGTGGCTGATGCAGGTGTAACTTCGGTGGATATGGAAGAAGCTGTATGCTCGCCACTGCTATCCTCGCGCAAATAGCGCTGCGCCACCCAGCCGGTACGGGATGAATCGGCGCTATGCATCAGGCACCAGCTTTGAGGTAAATCGCTACGCTGCTGCTCGGTCATTTGCATCCAGTAGGCTTGAGTGACAAGAGGGACGCAGGTGACTTGCTGTAAGCCCCGCTCATTAGGCATAAAGGTGTTAATAACAGAATAATTCGTGCCGGGTCCCATGCGGGCATTTAATACATCATCTGCAGAAACACCACTTACACGCCAAGCATCAGGACCATGACCGTCTAGATCAGCCCACGCACTGGAACAAAGCAATATAAGCGCTGTACCAGTAAGAATGTCATACTGTCTACGACCAAAATTTGTCTTGATTCTCATAGTTATGTTATCTCTATACAGTGCCACGCAAGCGTAACGTGGTTCTTAGTGTCATATCATTGTCATTGGTGCTTACATCGACCGCCGCTCAGCCCATGCCAAATCATCACGGGCTCGGCGCAGCTGATACCAAGTGTCCTCTAGTTCACGCCGCAAATGGCGTCTTACGCGATCATCACTTTCATTGTGAAGCTGATATTGGAGTTGCTCAACCTCGCGGTTTAGATCATCCACGCGACGCTGTGCGTCATACACAGCCTTACCCTGTTGATACCAGTAAACAAAATCGCCTTCTAGCTGCGGTGGACAGACATTGCGGTAGGGGCTGCCAGCACGCCCTTGCGCCACGCCATTGGCCGGTGTGCAATATTGCAGCACACCAGCATCCCAGCCTTGGCGATAGCGCATAGCATCAGGAGCCATGCCTGCCTTGGCGCAGGCTTTACGGTGTTCTATGATGCGAGTGGGTGCGTAGCCGTTACGGCCGTCTTTATAGCCCTGTTCGTTCCAGTTAGCCACCATACACTCTTCAACAGACATACTGGCGCAACCAACCAAAGTTAGTACTGCAGCTATAGCCACACCTAATTGGCGATAACTCATGGTGTCACCTCGATGATGGAACGCCCCAACACAGCGGTATTACCTAAGTCTGAATAGCGAACTTCATAGCGACCTGGTGTATCTGGTAATGTGAATTCTTGGGAGGCATTGCCCGATACTTGGTGTGCCTCTAACCAGGTAAAATCCGCTGCGCTGGCCTCTGCTATGGCAATGCGATGATTAGCGCCTTCTGAATTTACGCTCCAGCTGACGGAAACACTCTCACCGACCTTGCCCTGAGTTGGAACGTTCAACCCAGCACCCGAATCTAGCGCAGCATCCGCATTAACCACTTCTACTGGTGTGTGAGCCAACGTGCGCAACCCTTCATTGAGTACATAACGTAGCTCGTACAACCCAGAATTGCCCGGAGCATTGAGACTGCTCTGGTGTTTATCGTACACGCGGATATACGCATGTCGCGTGCCTTCTTTAGCATCGGCTGGGACAATAGTGATGAAATCCTGAGGGTTGATCGTAACGTCCCATTCAAAATCGAATACGGCACCATTAACAACCTGATCTGGGCCCTTGAGCGTCACCTCGCTATCGACCACCTCCACTGGTACGCGAGCCAACGTGCGCAACCCTTCATTGAGTACATAACGTAGCTCGTACAACCCAGGATTGCCCGGGGCATTGAGACTGCTCTGGTGTTTATCGTACACGCGGATATACGCATGTCGCGTGCCTTCTTTAGCATCGGCTGGGACAATAGTGATGAAATCCTGAGGGTCGACCACATTATCCCATTCAAAATCGAATACTGAACCCATGGTGACCTCTGTTGGAGCAGAGATGTTCACCTCAACTCCAGTCACCTCTATCATGCGAGTCGCAAGATCTCGGCGGGAGTTGTGTAGAATATAGCGGATTTCATACGTGCCCGCTTCCGCAGGTAATTTGAGGTTGGCAGGGTTACCTACCCGCGTATAGAAGTTATGGATGTCGGCCTTGTTGTCGCTATTAGGCTTGAACACGCCAATGTAGTCATCCTTTTCATCGGGCCCACTCCAGATAACGCGCACGTGAGACCCAGCAGCAGCGCTGTTAGGCGCATCCAAAGATGCCTTCAGCTCAACCACTATGGGGATCGTTAGTTTAGTGTCGTTAGATTTCATCACCAGTTCAGACTCAGCGACAGCACCATCGACATAGCGCTCCACTGTCACATCATGAACACCAGGTGACAACTTAGCAGAGGCAACACCAGCTTCATCAGCCTCAAAGAGGATTTCAC from Suttonella sp. R2A3 carries:
- the rimP gene encoding ribosome maturation factor RimP; translated protein: MSREEKVSELCRPLVESMGYEWVGVEYHHNTRNAILRIYVDKPEGGIGIDDIVEVTEQINPLLDVEDPISAEYTLEVSSPGMDRPLFELAHFAQFVGAEVKLMTRRAVGNQRKFTGVIESVDQEAGQVSLLLPDSKEQTVIVLDYENIDKARLVPIFED
- the rbfA gene encoding 30S ribosome-binding factor RbfA translates to MPKGIDRTRRIGEQMRRELSQAVSELLDHPHASMLSFTDVRVTRDLAFAKVYVTHVLDNPHERAELVDALNEHTGRFRHYLAKRLTIRKVPELTFYYDESVEYGARMEHMLEDLVKDIDDSDEAQDS
- the nusA gene encoding transcription termination factor NusA yields the protein MAKELLAIVEVVANEKDVDRSVIFSALEAALAAATRKRHHDEDIEARVSINTRTGEYETYRVWQIVDDEAILENPDAEIRESVAEIEWPEENLKAGDVYEIKIDNEPFGRISAMQAKQIIIQKLREAEREKVYQQFIDKEGELVHGIVRRHERRNAIVDIGGVEGTILREDMIPREPLRSGDRIRGYLAKVNRELKGPQLQISRVAPELLTELFTLEVPEINMGNIEIMGAARAPGIRSKIAVRTFDPRIDPVGACVGMRGSRVQAVMNELNGESIDIVLWDEDPQTYVCKAMAPANITHSRVDMDKKMIDIAVVEEKLPQAVGKGGQNVRLASELTGWQINVLSEEEFHAQVEAEQDAQEAALATQLDIEEEVAVELNAAGFTSADAVAYADREDLLAIEAFDEDLVDALLERATDFLLTQAFVADNDPEEEMQTPIEEMGLDEALVEQLTAAGLSIQEDVAELAVDELTTLSGLDEKQASAIILQAREPWFRQS
- a CDS encoding DUF2799 domain-containing protein — protein: MSYRQLGVAIAAVLTLVGCASMSVEECMVANWNEQGYKDGRNGYAPTRIIEHRKACAKAGMAPDAMRYRQGWDAGVLQYCTPANGVAQGRAGSPYRNVCPPQLEGDFVYWYQQGKAVYDAQRRVDDLNREVEQLQYQLHNESDDRVRRHLRRELEDTWYQLRRARDDLAWAERRSM
- the infB gene encoding translation initiation factor IF-2, giving the protein MTVAELAKQLKIPVNRLLDLIKEAEINVSSADETMTPAQKVALTKHMQSRKNSKLGLSKTRKPAAKKSEPASKKPAKAKSENAKAAVKKPSAREIAQQMAEQKRQEQGAALRDNEERERREAEESQRQRVADEAERKKRKAAEEKQAKKEEAERQKAEEKLQAQLAEQEKERVKREAEEAKANAEEQLKKQKEREAKSKKEKELLERERQAAMADVRKREGYEEEAESRFHIQSKERQYHGKNDRSGKRAVKSGDDERRSRGSKRGNERHSERKGGKFEKPVAPVSKEVRIPETITVGELAQKMSVKAGELIKIMMKMGSMVTINQILDQETAALVAEEMGHEYTLTKENELEEQVFAEADENMGEMRERAPVVTIMGHVDHGKTSLLDYIRKTKVTAGEAGGITQHIGAYRVTTDNGRQITFLDTPGHAAFTAMRARGADVTDVVILVVAADDGVMPQTVEAIQHAKAAGVPLIVAVNKMDKPEADPERVKSELSQHGVISEEWGGEHLFAHVSAKSGDGIDELLEQILIQSEMLELQAPATGVGKGVVVESRLDRGRGSIATVLVQAGMMKKGAIMLAGMEYGRIRAMLDEQGNELTEAGPSTPIEVLGLSGTPNAGDDVVIVENERKAREIANFRQGKFKEIKIARQQKAKLENLFSNVDKDKVHTVNLMIKADVQGSVEALSESLMKLSTDEVKVNIVSTGIGGISESDAQLAIASEAIIIAFNVRAESNAKRLIEEEGIDLRYYSIIYEAIDQVRDAMQGMLSPEIREEIIGVAMVRDVFRSSKLGAIAGCVVEDGLLKRSNPIRVLRENVVIYEGELESLRRFKDDVNEVRAGTECGLGVKNYNDVKVGDQIECYERVSVERSL
- a CDS encoding VWA domain-containing protein produces the protein MKKRFQQTGTLSLTLALCSSLSAVQAAEDVLIVYDASGSMWGQIDGVNKIVTAREVMADLVRSWPVETNLGLIAYGHRSAGDCRDIETLITPQPVDHEQFIATVNAINPKGKTPIADSLKHAADVLKYRDNNATVVLISDGLESCQGDPCAVAAELESKGVDFTAHVVGFDLDEVSNQALACIADNTGGIFVPASNATELKGALQQVQAKVEQKVPEPEPKEVTKAEVTLTATDQDGGPIIKSGLHWTVRHGVTGEILFEADEAGVASAKLSPGVHDVTVERYVDGAVAESELVMKSNDTKLTIPIVVELKASLDAPNSAAAGSHVRVIWSGPDEKDDYIGVFKPNSDNKADIHNFYTRVGNPANLKLPAEAGTYEIRYILHNSRRDLATRMIEVTGVEVNISAPTEVTMGSVFDFEWDNVVDPQDFITIVPADAKEGTRHAYIRVYDKHQSSLNAPGNPGLYELRYVLNEGLRTLARVPVEVVDSEVTLKGPDQVVNGAVFDFEWDVTINPQDFITIVPADAKEGTRHAYIRVYDKHQSSLNAPGNSGLYELRYVLNEGLRTLAHTPVEVVNADAALDSGAGLNVPTQGKVGESVSVSWSVNSEGANHRIAIAEASAADFTWLEAHQVSGNASQEFTLPDTPGRYEVRYSDLGNTAVLGRSIIEVTP